From Canis lupus baileyi chromosome X, mCanLup2.hap1, whole genome shotgun sequence:
TATTTTATGGGAAGTGAATGATGTCCAGCAATTTCTTTACCTAGCTGTGAGATCAAAGATGCCCTTGGGCACCTGGCCCACTTCATGTATATAGGAAGTGACCTCCAAGTGGCTGCCTGAGTTTAAGAACAATATAGATTCCGCAAGAATACTTAACACAAATGTTCACCGAGCCCCTGAAGCAACAGTGTAAGCAGCTTTGGTTCAGGTGCAAAAGAAAGCCCCAGATGAATGAACGAAAAATGCATCCCTGGGCTGGAAGTAGGTCTGGTAGGGCTTTGCATTCAAAAATGGGGCGAGAATGATGTTCCAGGAGACAAAGGCAGGCTAGGCATAGGGGAGGATTTGTGGAAAACCTGCAGGTGAGGATGTCCACGGAGTATTTGGGGGGATACTAGGTCTCTTTTGGGGCAGATGGGAGACAGGGCTGGAAATGTGAAGTCTTCTtagggaagaaaggcaggcagaatGGTTTCCTTTTGGAACAGGGAAAATAAGGTGTTGTGCCAAGAGATCTCAGTTAAAAGGCTTATCTCTTGGTGAGCGACTCCATCATATTGCCTTTGTAAATTTCACTGGGGACTGTTCAGACCACCCTGCTTCTCCTGGCTGCtacctttttaaagaaccagctatGGTAGTGGTAGGATGAAGGACAGCTACAAGACCAGTTGTGCTTCTCAGATGCTTGGGTTTCCTCCACAACACTAGAGCTAGACTCTTGTCAGTTGCCTACCATCACACTTAAAGTATCCCAAGACTCATATGACACAGGAAATGGTTCAGACAAATGCAATCTTTATTTACAGTTATCGGCGCTTCTGATCCAAATCCAATTTGACTCTCTTACCCTGGTGAGCTGAGCTGGACAACGAAGGGAACCCAGACCCCCTTTACCCTCTCTTTTAGCTTTACACTTAGACCAGCCCAAGAACTGGGAAACCAGCTTCTCCTTattccctttcccctgctcatccCCTTGCCCAGAGTAGCCCTCCTGCCTGGAATTTACAACTAACGTTGGAGAAGTAGAGGAGAGGACTCACCTGGGAGAAAGAGATCATGGACTCCTTTGTGCCTGTTCTCCCAAAGCTCCACTTCACTGGAGTTCTTTCATTCCCCATATTCTAACCTTGATGCATAGCAGAGAGCCCTTCCCTGAggtctcggggggggggggggtagtgagGCTCTGAGGCCTCaaatcatacatatatacagtCTCTCGTCTTTAAGGCTCTGGGTTTCATAGCAAGGCATGTAGCCCAGCTAGGGGGTACAACTCTCCCCTTCAGGTGAGATTAGAGTGTAGCTGGACCCCTTGGGGCAGGAAGATAATCAGGCATCAGAAAAGTCCCTCCTGCCCCTTCACAAAGACGCTTCTCCAAAAGTTCCCAAAGAGCCTGCTAGAGCATCTAGGGCATATAAAAGGGGCACTTCGGTCCCCCTCAGAGCCTGCCAGGAATATAGCTCTACCCCAGCGATGTTGCCAGGGGATGCATCAGGATATTATTTTAACTAAATCGACCCCAAAGCCAAACTATCCAAAAGGCCACTACAAAAGTCTACTCTACTCTCAGCATAGGCCCAGCTGCATCGTCCAGTGAAGCTTCCAGGGAAGGTTTCAACAAATGTGGCAGGTGGTAGCAACAGTACAGGCAGAGCGGCAAGGTCCCTGCCAAATCAGGCAAGGGTAGGTTAGAGCAGAAGAGTAAGCTCCCACCTTTGATCCCACAGGTTGTTGGAGAAAAATGCAAGTCCCTCCCCCTTGCTTCTCGGTGGGCCGAGCCTCAGGCCAAGGCACCTGGGCCGAGCCTCCTTCCagcagctgggggctggggagtcCTCCCTGGGGAGGACTGTCCAGCACCCTGAGAGCCTCCCACGTTGGGTGACTCCTCCAAGTCCACTGAGGAGAAGTCTCCCTGTCCTTGTTGCCCACCTTCATGAAATTTGATTATTTGCTGATGACGTGATGATGTAGGCCCTTGGAAGTTACAGAAAAGGATCAGGAGGCGGCAACATGGGCAGGTGGCCCGTGTGCGATCCCACCCTCCCGCAGTAACAGATATTAACGCAGGAGCATATTCTCTCCCGGCCTTTGTTGCTGCACGCTGCCCTGCCCCGGTTGAGATCCTACACCTCGGAAAGATGGCTATCATTTTattgtctgcttctcccccttgaGTAGCATTTTGCTCCGTGGCTTTAAGACTCTGTTATCATCGTTGTAGATGGAGGCATCGTCTTCTGCCTTCTGTCTCACATATGAACTGCCATTTGTATAAGTTTCAAGATACATAATACACAGTGCCAGACCCTTTCATGACATTTAGTGCTGAAAGTTAGAGCAATCATAGGTGATTAGTGTCTGAGGGTTTATTATATGCCACATACTAGTCTAAGTGCTtcacatgtattaactcattgaATCATGCAATCTATGAATCAGGTGCTATTATTAACCCCACGGGAtagactgaggcccagaagggaagAATAACTTGCTCAGAGGAACAATGCGTAGTGGGTGGCAAAGCCGGGTTTTGATCCCAGGCATTGTGGCTCTAGAGCCTGCATTCTCAGCAACTGTAAACTGATCAGTCTTAGAACTAAATGCAATCATTAAGTCAGTTTACAATCTAATATGCAATATACAATGCTATTTTCCAAGTATTCTCAGGCTCCAATACACATGTCATTGGTTTACTCTCTAGACTCTAATACTGTTTATCAGCTATTGGTAGCACACCTTTCCTATCAATGTTGAAAATGTtataggaaagaagagaaaaaagcatttttGCTTCTCTGAAGTGTGACCCTGTGTGTGTCAGTTCTCCAGAAACCTAAAACTTATTTTGGGAAGAAATTGCCCATCCATCCAGAGAGTAAAATTGCCATGTCACTGGGAAATTTACCAATTGGGAAATTTACCAAATTGAGCCTGCCTTTTCTCAAATGTAGCATTTTAAATACCTCTCTCCCAACAGATGTGGATGGTGGCCCTTGCAGGACCCAAAGTGATCTTaggtctctttcttttctcctctgcaTCTCAGAACCCTCCCCATTTACCTATCTAGACTGCCTGAGATtcagccctctccctctctggtcCCTGCATTCTCATCACTCAAGTACCCATGTGGGTGTGGGTTTTGGTCACAGTCAAAGACTCCATCCGCTCTTGTGAGCAGAGCTCCCCACAATAGCGACAGTCGACTTGCCTAGCAAAATTCACCACTGTGCATTCCCAAAAGTCCTGATCCTCTGGATATCTCTCGGTGCTTCTCCATTCCTGACCAGATTCCACAGTTTGCTCTGCATCGCCCTGAACTTGCTCCTTACATCTCCCCTGGCACCCCCTCCTGGTTTGGCTCACCTTCGACTGGGGGTCTTGTGAAGGAGCCCTCTTCAATGAAACCTGCCTCTGAGCTGACTCTGAGGAGGGGGCACTAGCCTGGGCCCTTACAGGCCAAGGAGAAGCGGACTTTGCTTCCTCCTTACTGTTCTCCAGTTGAGGCTGTTTTTTCTGCCCCACAGCCACCCCTATACTTGCAGCAGAAGATTCTTCCTGAGGCTGAGCCTGAACTGAATCTGCTGCTCTGAATGATGCCCAGGCTTGTACTGTCAGAGGCCAAGGGTGAGCTAAGACACTTTTCTCCTTGCTAGTACTCCTTTTGTGTCCGCTCTGCTCTCCATCTCCCTCGCTGTCCGCAGCGAGGgactccccttcctctcctgagGCCTGCTCCAGATGGGCAGATGATTCTGGGGCCTCCTCCTGTGCACTTTGATAAAGAGCTTCGGCTGATGGGTTATCCTCCTCACCCTCTGGACCCTGGCTTTTATGCTCCTCCACACTGGCCCCATCATTATCAAGTGATGAATCCCGTGCCGAAGCTGTCTCTGCCTGATCTGAGCCTGTGACCGATGCCCAGGCCTGGACCGTCAGAGGCCAAGGACTAGCCATGAtccttctattctttttatttctcccctTCCGTCTATTTTTCCGCCCTTTGTTTATCTCCTCATTGGCTGCCAGGGATGCATCCTCAAGAGGGGGCTCAACGGGACTTGCTGCTGGCCACAGGGCATCAGCAGGTGCCTCCTGAGGCTGAGAGAGAACGGCTGTGTTCTCTGCCTCCTTGTCCCCCCCTGGCTCACTGGTTTCATACACTACCTCCTCTTCAGTATCAGCCAGCGACAGAGACCCCAGGATGCGAGTCTGGCCCAGCACGGGGGCTGCAGAAGACGCTCGAGTCTGCAGTGTCAGAGGCCAGGGCAGATAGACGATCGTGCTCCGCTTTCTATTCCTCCTTTTCCCGCTGCCTGGCTTCCCTGCATTTCCCTCGGGGTTAGCCCCCTGTGGGGTCACATCGCCTGGAACCAGAACCCCCTCTGGGCACGGGCCACCATCAGCCTTCACGCTGGGAAGCATACTAACAACAGACATATCCTGCATCTCCTCATTCTCTCCCGGCCCGGTGCTTTCCTGCCCCACATCGACCCCACTACTTGCAGCCGCTGGGGCACCTTCAGGTGGATTCTCAGCCTCGGGCAGGGgtcctgcctctgctgctgcGGTGCCCGGGTCTGTGTTGTTTGCTTGGCTCACCAGAGCCTCCTCGTGACTTACAATGTCCTTTTCCATGATTCCTCCCTCTCCAAATGTTCTGTGCTTTCGATTCGGGGATCGGGTGGTGGGTTGACCTGGAGCAGAGAAAGCAGAAGTGATCCCAGAGGGCCAGTGTGAGTTGAGCTGAGGCTAGCAAAAAGCCCCTCCTTGAAGGAGGGAGGGTATCAAGCAACGGGTCTGGGAACTGAAACTGACATTAGACCCCAAGGATACCTGGAAGAGTTTAGGGACGGCGCAGGTCCAGGAGGCCGTGGACAAGGCGGTGGGGAGGGGTGTCAGACACCTGTTCTCACTGGCGGCTGGCTCACGGATGCAGTGCCAAATCtatgactctggatgccctcgAAACACTGATGGATGACCCAGTTTTCAGTCTTTGTTGGCCTTCGATATCAGCACTGTCTTCTCTGGCAAGACAGGACAACCCTGagagacaacaacaacaacaccacaAAGACTTTTGGATAAATATTCCCGTTTTCACCTAGAGAGACATGGGTTAAAGGTCAGGTATGGACTTCAGTATTGTTACCTTTTGATGCTTCGGACAATCTCAGAAGACCCAAAGCATGGATGAGAAAGCTGTGGCTGAGCCtataaaagcagagaaagaaagcatcatCAAAGTCAGCCCGGCCAGACTCCCCCGGGGTGTTGGTTCAAGCCGATTCAACCTGACTATTCCAGAAATGCTTTATCCAAGTTTCTTCTCGAGCTCTCTCTTTTTGTTCCCATGCGGAGGCACTGGTACATATGCCAGCCACCCGGAGAGCCTACCTAATTAGGTAACACAGCCTCCTTATTAATCGATGAAGAGATTCTGTTCCGTTCAGTATGGCAGTAGCAGTTGAGACCTCCTTCATCGATTCCTGATTCTTCCCAAGTTGAAGATCTAGATCAAGGCTGGGGGCCTCATTCCATTAAGCCAGTACAAGCCATTCTGCATGCATTCCAGATAAGCAGAGCTACAGAGAGTTCCTACTTCTCAAAGTCATAAACTGTCCAGTCCTGCTGCAAATTCTAGTCCTCTTACAGCTCTCTACTGTACTATATATATGCGCAACATAATCTTGGAATGGgctaattatttacataatatcttttctctctgagcaaacatttttttttgttgaccttttcatcaaaaaaagggaaaaaaagaataaatgaggggGGACCACACTCCCTTTCTCTAGTTATAACTGACACACAGAGCTCAATGAGGCCCCTGTTTTCCTTTGATAAGAAAGTGTAACCACACAAAAGAGCAAAGTAAGGCCTGGCATTGCCCTAGTAGGGTTGGAAATGGaaagcttgtttttgttttttgtttatctggaatGTGTTTTTATCTAGAACAGGGGATGCAGCAGTGCCTATGTGAAGGTGGTGTGCCCAGTGGAGACGGGGGAGGCCCTCTAGACCTTCTCTAGGGGGGCCACAAAGGGCCTAGAATTATTTCTGCATGGGTGATGTTCTTACCCAATCCTCTTTCAAGTGCTTCCTATGTAAGAAGATTGTAGAAAGAGGAATCACAGAGCAAAAAATTATATACACTGATTAGCCAGCCTGGTTTctgcttttttgaaaatttccccCATGCAATGGTCAGCTTTTTCATGCTTGGTACCTAGCTTCAAGTAGTTGCAATGCTAGGGCTAGCTTAGCACATGACAGATGCAGAGGTTATCCCTAGATGAAAGCCAGGTGGCTGGCTGCCAAGGAGCCACAGTAGGTGAAATTTACCTTGTTCAATGCAATAGAGTCCAAG
This genomic window contains:
- the LOC140627238 gene encoding uncharacterized protein, with protein sequence MEKDIVSHEEALVSQANNTDPGTAAAEAGPLPEAENPPEGAPAAASSGVDVGQESTGPGENEEMQDMSVVSMLPSVKADGGPCPEGVLVPGDVTPQGANPEGNAGKPGSGKRRNRKRSTIVYLPWPLTLQTRASSAAPVLGQTRILGSLSLADTEEEVVYETSEPGGDKEAENTAVLSQPQEAPADALWPAASPVEPPLEDASLAANEEINKGRKNRRKGRNKKNRRIMASPWPLTVQAWASVTGSDQAETASARDSSLDNDGASVEEHKSQGPEGEEDNPSAEALYQSAQEEAPESSAHLEQASGEEGESLAADSEGDGEQSGHKRSTSKEKSVLAHPWPLTVQAWASFRAADSVQAQPQEESSAASIGVAVGQKKQPQLENSKEEAKSASPWPVRAQASAPSSESAQRQVSLKRAPSQDPQSKVSQTRRGCQGRCKEQVQGDAEQTVESGQEWRSTERYPEDQDFWECTVVNFARQVDCRYCGELCSQERMESLTVTKTHTHMGT